TTAACTATAATAGGCATAATATTAGGGTTAATTATGGGATACTTTCTTCATAGATATATTATTTTAACTGGTGAAATAGACTATATAATGTTTGGAAGATTAATTAGACCCATAAGTTTTGTATATTCGGCTATTTTAACAATTATATTTGCTGTATTAGTAAACTTTGCAATGTATTTTAAATTACGAAAAATAGAAATGGTAGAATCTCTAAAATCCGTTGAATAGTATTAATAAACTCATAGATAAATGATTTATCTATGAGTCTATTATATTATTTAAATTTTATATCCCAGGAAATTCTTTTCTTTTTTTCTCAGTGTATTCTTCTAACATATCTTTTTCTGTTGTGTTTTTACAAAGTAGGCTTGTAAGTCCTTTTGTAGCTTCCTCATCATTATCATAACTATTTAAGATCCTACATACATAGCATTCACCAGTAGATAGTTCATGTAAAACATAGCCTTTCGTTAAACCTTCATTTACAAATTTCATTAAAAAACCCTCCTCGCAATTTCAATAAATAATTTCCAATAGAAAAAGTCCTTCCTATTTCAATAAGAAGGACTTAAATTAGCCATTTTATTATAACACCTCCTTATCGTTGTTAGCAGAACCACCTTACTATTCAGTAGGTTGGTATAGGGTCATTGAGCTAACTCTCTACCCTAATCTTGATAAGCAATATTAACTTGTATATTTATTGTATCATAATTTAGAGGAATTGTATAATATGCTATAATATTTTTAATAGTATAATGTTTTTTAAAATATGAGTAGTTGAAAGGATGTAGAAATGAGTAAAATATTAGTATTAGCAGAAAAACCTTCTGTAGGTAGGGATATAGGAAGAGTTTTAAACTGCAATAATAAAAGAAATGGTTATTTAGAAGGGAATAAATATATAGTGACTTGGGCTTTGGGCCATTTAGTAACTATAGCTGGACCAGGAGATTATAATAAAAGGTATGAATCTTGGAAATTAGAAGATTTACCTATACTTCCTCCATACTTAAAGCTTAAGGTTATAAAATCCAGTAGCAAGCAGTTTTATATAGTAAAGAAACAGATGAATAGAAAAGATGTATCTGAAATAGTAATTGCTACAGATGCAGGTCGAGAAGGAGAACTTGTAGCTAGATGGATTATAGAAAAGGCTCATGTAAATAAACCTATTAAACGACTTTGGATTTCATCTGTTACTGATAAGGCTATAAAAGATGGATTTAATAAATTAAGACCTGGTAAAGATTATGAAAGTCTTTATGAATCTGCTGTTGCACGGGCAGAGGCAGATTGGGTTGTAGGAATAAATGCTACTAGGGCTTTAACATGTAAACATAATGCTCAACTTTCCTGTGGTAGAGTACAAAGTCCTACTTTAGCAATGATAGCTAAAAGGGAAGAAGAAATAAGGAACTTTAAGGGAAAAGAATATTATGGAATAGATGCTTTCTTTAATAAATTAAAGTTAGTATGGCAAGAAAAAGGTAGTAATCAAAGAAGAACTTTTAATAAGGAAAAATGTGATAAAGCTCTTAATAGTATAAATGGAAAGGATGCCAAGGTTGTAGATGTAAGAAAGGTAGATAAAAGGAGTTATCCGCCAAAGTTATATGATTTAACTGAACTTCAAAGAGATGCTAATAGAATATTTAATTATTCAGCAAAGGAAACACTTTCTATTATGCAAAATCTATATGAAAGACATAAATTATTAACTTATCCAAGAACAGATTCTAGGTATATTTCTGAAGATGTAGTAGGTACTTTAGATGAAAGAATTAGGGCTTGTAATATTGGTTCCTATAATAAATTTGCTTCTAAAATTTTAAAGAAACCTATAAGAGGAAATAAATCATTTGTAGATAATAGTAAGGTTTCAGATCATCATGCCATTATTCCAACAGAAGAGAGGGTATTATTAAGTGAGTTAAGCAATAAAGAACGAAATATATATGATTTAGTTCTTAAACGATTTTTTGCAGTTCTATATCCTCCTTTTAAATATGAAGAAACAACTATAAAAGTTAAAATAGGAGAGGAAACTTTTATTGCTAAAGGTAAAAATATTATATCCCAAGGTTGGAAAGAAGTTTATTCCAATGATTATCAAGAGGAAGAAGATGATGCTATTTTAGAACAAGTATTGCCAAGCATAAAGAAAGGAGATACTTTAAGAATATCTTCAATTGTTCAAACCAAGGGTATGACTAGACCACCAGCACCCTTTAATGAAGGAACTTTATTATCGGCTATGGAAAACCCAAAAAGGTATATGGAGGGAGAAAGTAAAGAGTTAATTAATATAATTGGAGAAACTGGCGGTATTGGTACAGTAGCTACAAGGGCGGATATTATTGAAAAGTTATTTAATACCTTTTTAATAGAGAAGAGAGGTAAGGATATTTTCATAACTTCAAAAGGAAAACAACTTCTTGAATTAGTTCCAGAAGAATTAAAATCCCCTGCATTAACGGCAGAGTGGGAACAAAAGCTTGGGGCTATAGCTAAGGGTAAATTGAAAAGGAAGACTTTTATAAATGAAACGAAGGAATACTCAAAATCTATTGTCAAAGAAATTAAAAACAGTGATGCAGTATTTAGACATGACAATATAACTAGAAGTAAATGTCCTGAATGTGGTAAGTATATGTTAGAAGTAAAAAATAAAAAAGGCACTATGTATATTTGCCAGGATAGAGAGTGTGGATATAGGAGAAATATTTCTCAAAGGACTAATGCTAGATGTCCAAACTGTAAAAAAAGATTAGAATTACGTGGAGAAGGAGAAGGTAGAATCTTTACTTGTAGTTGTGGATATAGAGAAAAGCTTTCCGCATTTAATGAAAGAAAGAAAAAGTATAATAATAAGGTTTCTAAAAAGGAAGTCAATAGATACCTTAAAAAACAAAAGAAAGAAAACAAAGAGCCTATTAACACCCAATTAGCAGACGCTCTTTCAAAACTTAAATTGGATTAGTTGAAAAGAAACAGTTTTTCTAGCTGTTTCTTTTCTATTTTTTAATTTCAAGAAACTATAAAATATATTGTAAAATAGTTGACAAATAAAAAACTAAAGGCTATTATACGTATATAACCATATGGACATATAAGAATATGGCTCTGCTCATTATTATATACGTTGGGAGGAAATAATATGGGAAATAAAGCAAAATTATATTTACTTACAGGATTTTTAGGTTCAGGAAAGACTACTTTTCTTACTAATATTCTAGAGGATTTATCAGATAATAAAGTGGCAGTTATAATGAATGAATTTGGTAAGGTAGGAATAGACGGCCCTATAATAGAAAAAGAAGGAATGGAGCTTGTAGAAATAAATAAAGGTTCTATATTTTGCTCCTGTTTACAACTTTCGTTTGTATCAGCTTTAGTGGAAATGGCAGATAGAAATATGGAATATGTTTTTGTTGAAAGTTCAGGATTGGCAGATCCATCAAATATAGGAGAATTCTTAGATGCAGTAGAAGTGGCAAAAGGTGATGTATATGATTATAGTGGAGCAATCTGTATCGTAGATGGAGTTAATTTTTTAGAGCAAATAGAAAAGGAAGAAACTGTTGAAAGACAGCTTAAATTCTGCCACTTAGCAGTTATATCTAAAGTTGATCTAATAGATAATGAGAAACTAAATAAAGTAAAAGCAAAAATTAGAGAAGTAAATGAGAAAGTACCTATTGTAGAATCTATAAATGGTGAAATAGATTATAATTTCCTGGGAGAAGATCTTATAGGAAAAGGCTGGCTTGGAGTAGAAGATACTACTAATACTCCAGAAAATAGACCGAAAACTTTAACATTAACTTATGATGGCAATATAACTAAGGATCAACTTACTCAATTTATAGATACTATTAAAAAAGACTGTTATAGAATGAAAGGTTTTTTCAAGCTTGAAGATGGTTGGAATCAAGTTGATGTAGTTGGTAAAAGAATAGATTATAAATTAACTAATAAAAATGAAGAGAAATCTCAATTAATTATAATATCTAAAGTTGGGCCTCAAATAATTAGACCAATATTTAGTAATTGGGAAGAAATTGTAGGAGATAAGATGAAATTAAGATAATTAAGGGAGAGGAAGAAATATAATGGAAAAGCTTACGAATTATTTTAAATTACTTTCGGATGAAACTAGATTAAGAATAATGGCCCTTTTATACCATGGGGAATTTTGTGTTTGTCAATTAAGTGGCATAACAGGAATATCTCAGCCAAATATGTCTAAACATCTTGGGAAGCTTAGAGATGCAGGGTTAGTAAAAGATGAGAGAAAGGAACAATATATTTTCTATTCTTTAAATATTGAAGAAGAATTGTTCGAAAATA
This region of Tissierellales bacterium genomic DNA includes:
- a CDS encoding GTP-binding protein — translated: MGNKAKLYLLTGFLGSGKTTFLTNILEDLSDNKVAVIMNEFGKVGIDGPIIEKEGMELVEINKGSIFCSCLQLSFVSALVEMADRNMEYVFVESSGLADPSNIGEFLDAVEVAKGDVYDYSGAICIVDGVNFLEQIEKEETVERQLKFCHLAVISKVDLIDNEKLNKVKAKIREVNEKVPIVESINGEIDYNFLGEDLIGKGWLGVEDTTNTPENRPKTLTLTYDGNITKDQLTQFIDTIKKDCYRMKGFFKLEDGWNQVDVVGKRIDYKLTNKNEEKSQLIIISKVGPQIIRPIFSNWEEIVGDKMKLR
- a CDS encoding metalloregulator ArsR/SmtB family transcription factor → MEKLTNYFKLLSDETRLRIMALLYHGEFCVCQLSGITGISQPNMSKHLGKLRDAGLVKDERKEQYIFYSLNIEEELFENILKDIAENIEDYSTLKLDIEKSKAAAKYIEIANKSKRISK
- a CDS encoding DNA topoisomerase III, encoding MSKILVLAEKPSVGRDIGRVLNCNNKRNGYLEGNKYIVTWALGHLVTIAGPGDYNKRYESWKLEDLPILPPYLKLKVIKSSSKQFYIVKKQMNRKDVSEIVIATDAGREGELVARWIIEKAHVNKPIKRLWISSVTDKAIKDGFNKLRPGKDYESLYESAVARAEADWVVGINATRALTCKHNAQLSCGRVQSPTLAMIAKREEEIRNFKGKEYYGIDAFFNKLKLVWQEKGSNQRRTFNKEKCDKALNSINGKDAKVVDVRKVDKRSYPPKLYDLTELQRDANRIFNYSAKETLSIMQNLYERHKLLTYPRTDSRYISEDVVGTLDERIRACNIGSYNKFASKILKKPIRGNKSFVDNSKVSDHHAIIPTEERVLLSELSNKERNIYDLVLKRFFAVLYPPFKYEETTIKVKIGEETFIAKGKNIISQGWKEVYSNDYQEEEDDAILEQVLPSIKKGDTLRISSIVQTKGMTRPPAPFNEGTLLSAMENPKRYMEGESKELINIIGETGGIGTVATRADIIEKLFNTFLIEKRGKDIFITSKGKQLLELVPEELKSPALTAEWEQKLGAIAKGKLKRKTFINETKEYSKSIVKEIKNSDAVFRHDNITRSKCPECGKYMLEVKNKKGTMYICQDRECGYRRNISQRTNARCPNCKKRLELRGEGEGRIFTCSCGYREKLSAFNERKKKYNNKVSKKEVNRYLKKQKKENKEPINTQLADALSKLKLD